From a single Adhaeribacter swui genomic region:
- a CDS encoding ribose-phosphate pyrophosphokinase yields the protein MAQVKIFSGSQSVQLAEKIAAAYGTTLGDISLQKFSDGEISASFNESVRGCHVFLIQSTFPPSDNLMELMLMVDAAKRASATQVAVVVPYYGYARQDRKDKPRVAIGAKVVADAIQAAGADRLMTCDLHAGQIQGFFDIPVDHLDGSAIFVPYIKNLNLDNLIFASPDVGGLVRARTFAKRFGAELVVCDKHRARANEVASMQVIGNVEGMDVILVDDMVDTAGTITLAANLLKEKGANSVRAIATHAVLSGPAYERIENSVLEELVVSNTIPLRQESSKIKVLSFADLFARAISNVVTHESISSLFL from the coding sequence ATGGCGCAGGTCAAAATCTTTTCGGGTTCGCAATCGGTCCAACTGGCCGAGAAAATTGCCGCCGCCTACGGCACTACGCTGGGGGATATCAGCTTACAAAAGTTTAGCGATGGCGAAATTTCTGCGAGCTTCAACGAATCAGTACGCGGTTGTCACGTTTTCCTGATTCAGTCTACCTTCCCTCCTTCTGATAATTTAATGGAATTAATGCTGATGGTAGATGCCGCTAAGCGGGCATCGGCCACGCAGGTAGCCGTAGTAGTTCCTTATTACGGGTACGCCCGCCAAGACCGGAAAGATAAGCCCCGGGTAGCCATAGGCGCTAAAGTAGTAGCCGATGCCATTCAAGCAGCCGGCGCCGACCGGTTAATGACCTGCGATTTACACGCCGGTCAGATTCAAGGCTTCTTCGATATTCCGGTAGATCATCTGGATGGTTCCGCTATTTTTGTGCCCTACATCAAAAATTTAAATTTAGATAATTTAATTTTTGCTTCGCCGGACGTGGGCGGTTTAGTACGTGCCCGTACTTTTGCGAAGCGTTTCGGCGCGGAATTAGTAGTGTGCGATAAACACCGCGCCCGAGCCAACGAAGTAGCCAGCATGCAAGTTATCGGTAACGTAGAAGGCATGGACGTAATTCTGGTGGATGATATGGTAGATACGGCCGGAACCATTACTTTGGCCGCAAACTTGTTAAAAGAAAAAGGTGCCAATAGCGTGCGAGCCATTGCGACCCACGCGGTTTTATCGGGCCCGGCTTACGAGCGTATTGAAAATTCGGTACTCGAAGAATTAGTTGTTTCCAACACCATACCGTTGCGGCAGGAATCTTCTAAAATTAAAGTTTTATCTTTTGCCGATTTATTTGCCCGGGCCATTAGCAACGTGGTAACCCACGAATCTATCAGCTCGCTGTTTTTGTAG